One Ricinus communis isolate WT05 ecotype wild-type chromosome 1, ASM1957865v1, whole genome shotgun sequence DNA window includes the following coding sequences:
- the LOC8265853 gene encoding RNA polymerase-associated protein LEO1 isoform X3 yields MAKAELSDSELDEGEEEEESNVGKQQQQQQGISNYEKQRLSRIAENKARMEALGLHKISSSLIVSVHKSSHHQKSVQHKGRSKVVDDDDDYRPNDDDADDQDDDDDGDDFGDEDEDLVDQSSSKSRKNKAISLSLQESAKDAILKERKEIASNLEDAGRRKRKKSQLNNRVQMTEDELVLHFFQFDEEGSGLLTVRDLQRLATAHDFTWTDRELADMIHLFDSDGDGKLNLNDFRKIAGRCNMIQGSENS; encoded by the exons ATGGCAAAAGCTGAGCTATCAGATTCAGAATTGGATGAAggcgaagaagaagaagagagtaACGTAGGGAAGCAGCAGCAACAACAGCAGGGAATATCAAATTATGAAAAACAGAGGCTTTCAAGGATCGCTGAAAACAAAGCAAGAATGGAGGCTTTGGGTCTTCACAAAATATCCTCTTCTTTAATTGTTTCTGTTCACAAGTCGAGTCATCATCAGAAATCTGTTCAGCATAAAGGGAGAAGTAAGGTCGTTGATGATGACGACGATTACAGGcctaatgatgatgatgcgGACGAccaagatgatgatgatgatggtgacGACTTTGGCGACGAAGATGAAGATTTGGTGGACCAGTCTTCTTCAAAGTCACGTAAAAACAAG GCAATTTCTCTCTCATTACAAGAGTCTGCAAAAGATGCAATccttaaagaaagaaaggaaattgCTAGCAATCTAGAAGATGCAGGGAGGAGGAAGAGGAAAAAATCG CAGTTAAATAATCGGGTGCAGATGACTGAGGATGAATTGGTCTTACACTTTTTTCAGTTTGATG AAGAAGGAAGCGGGTTGCTAACAGTAAGAGATCTACAAAGACTAGCAACAGCTCATGATTTCACATGGACGGATAGGGAATTGGCTGATATGATACATTTATTTGATAGTGATGGAGATGGGAAG CTAAATCTTAATGATTTTCGTAAGATTGCTGGCCGCTGTAACATGATACAAGGGTCTGAAAATTCTTGA
- the LOC8265853 gene encoding DNA ligase 1 isoform X2, translating to MAKAELSDSELDEGEEEEESNVGKQQQQQQGISNYEKQRLSRIAENKARMEALGLHKISSSLIVSVHKSSHHQKSVQHKGRSKVVDDDDDYRPNDDDADDQDDDDDGDDFGDEDEDLVDQSSSKSRKNKVKSKVSKPNKKVSVQKHFSAVDYIDEDDDELMQAISLSLQESAKDAILKERKEIASNLEDAGRRKRKKSLNNRVQMTEDELVLHFFQFDEEGSGLLTVRDLQRLATAHDFTWTDRELADMIHLFDSDGDGKLNLNDFRKIAGRCNMIQGSENS from the exons ATGGCAAAAGCTGAGCTATCAGATTCAGAATTGGATGAAggcgaagaagaagaagagagtaACGTAGGGAAGCAGCAGCAACAACAGCAGGGAATATCAAATTATGAAAAACAGAGGCTTTCAAGGATCGCTGAAAACAAAGCAAGAATGGAGGCTTTGGGTCTTCACAAAATATCCTCTTCTTTAATTGTTTCTGTTCACAAGTCGAGTCATCATCAGAAATCTGTTCAGCATAAAGGGAGAAGTAAGGTCGTTGATGATGACGACGATTACAGGcctaatgatgatgatgcgGACGAccaagatgatgatgatgatggtgacGACTTTGGCGACGAAGATGAAGATTTGGTGGACCAGTCTTCTTCAAAGTCACGTAAAAACAAG GTTAAGAGTAAAGTCTCAAAGCCTAACAAGAAAGTTTCCGTTCAAAAACATTTCAGCGCTGTAGATTACattgatgaagatgatgatgaattAATGCAG GCAATTTCTCTCTCATTACAAGAGTCTGCAAAAGATGCAATccttaaagaaagaaaggaaattgCTAGCAATCTAGAAGATGCAGGGAGGAGGAAGAGGAAAAAATCG TTAAATAATCGGGTGCAGATGACTGAGGATGAATTGGTCTTACACTTTTTTCAGTTTGATG AAGAAGGAAGCGGGTTGCTAACAGTAAGAGATCTACAAAGACTAGCAACAGCTCATGATTTCACATGGACGGATAGGGAATTGGCTGATATGATACATTTATTTGATAGTGATGGAGATGGGAAG CTAAATCTTAATGATTTTCGTAAGATTGCTGGCCGCTGTAACATGATACAAGGGTCTGAAAATTCTTGA
- the LOC8265853 gene encoding probable calcium-binding protein CML45 isoform X4, translating into MAKAELSDSELDEGEEEEESNVGKQQQQQQGISNYEKQRLSRIAENKARMEALGLHKISSSLIVSVHKSSHHQKSVQHKGRSKVVDDDDDYRPNDDDADDQDDDDDGDDFGDEDEDLVDQSSSKSRKNKAISLSLQESAKDAILKERKEIASNLEDAGRRKRKKSLNNRVQMTEDELVLHFFQFDEEGSGLLTVRDLQRLATAHDFTWTDRELADMIHLFDSDGDGKLNLNDFRKIAGRCNMIQGSENS; encoded by the exons ATGGCAAAAGCTGAGCTATCAGATTCAGAATTGGATGAAggcgaagaagaagaagagagtaACGTAGGGAAGCAGCAGCAACAACAGCAGGGAATATCAAATTATGAAAAACAGAGGCTTTCAAGGATCGCTGAAAACAAAGCAAGAATGGAGGCTTTGGGTCTTCACAAAATATCCTCTTCTTTAATTGTTTCTGTTCACAAGTCGAGTCATCATCAGAAATCTGTTCAGCATAAAGGGAGAAGTAAGGTCGTTGATGATGACGACGATTACAGGcctaatgatgatgatgcgGACGAccaagatgatgatgatgatggtgacGACTTTGGCGACGAAGATGAAGATTTGGTGGACCAGTCTTCTTCAAAGTCACGTAAAAACAAG GCAATTTCTCTCTCATTACAAGAGTCTGCAAAAGATGCAATccttaaagaaagaaaggaaattgCTAGCAATCTAGAAGATGCAGGGAGGAGGAAGAGGAAAAAATCG TTAAATAATCGGGTGCAGATGACTGAGGATGAATTGGTCTTACACTTTTTTCAGTTTGATG AAGAAGGAAGCGGGTTGCTAACAGTAAGAGATCTACAAAGACTAGCAACAGCTCATGATTTCACATGGACGGATAGGGAATTGGCTGATATGATACATTTATTTGATAGTGATGGAGATGGGAAG CTAAATCTTAATGATTTTCGTAAGATTGCTGGCCGCTGTAACATGATACAAGGGTCTGAAAATTCTTGA
- the LOC8265851 gene encoding uncharacterized protein LOC8265851, which produces MVAKASTVNQAMTTLVKSPPTLSNILVLHTHPKSLKLLKSSSIHNVVIFPKFRINRIRTPFCCTKLPPWEPSPVTYVPTDDAAGSFLKKSSNIFETMDSSDGTEANSEEHSDTKNQPLTQFQFLKWPMWLLGPSLLLTTGMVPTLWLPLSSIFLGPNIASLLSLIGLDCIFNIGATLFLLMADSISRPKSLAQAGNSKPPFSYKLWNMAASVSGFVFPLMMLLGSQNGSLQPQLPFISFTVLLGPYLLLLSVQILTEMLTWHWQSPVWLMTPVVYEAYRVLQLMRGLKLGAELSAPAWMMHMIRGLVCWWILVLGIQLMRVAWFAGFTARAHQQLPSAPADS; this is translated from the coding sequence ATGGTTGCTAAGGCTTCAACTGTAAATCAAGCAATGACAACACTGGTTAAATCTCCTCCCACACTATCAAACATTTTGGTTCTCCATACCCATCCTAAGAGCCTGAAATTGTTAAAATCCTCTAGCATACACAATGTTGTTATCTTCCCCAAATTTCGAATTAATCGTATTCGTACCCCATTTTGCTGCACAAAATTGCCTCCGTGGGAGCCTTCACCTGTCACATATGTTCCCACTGATGATGCTGCTGGTAGCTTCTTGAAGAAAAGTAGTAACATATTTGAAACTATGGATTCCAGCGATGGCACTGAAGCTAACAGTGAAGAGCATTCAGATACAAAGAATCAGCCATTAACGCAGTTTCAGTTTCTTAAATGGCCTATGTGGCTTCTGGgtccttctcttcttctcaCCACTGGCATGGTGCCCACACTATGGCTACCTCTATCTTCCATATTTCTAGGCCCCAATATAGCCAGCTTGCTTTCCTTGATTGGACTGGATTGCATCTTCAATATTGGTGctactctttttcttctcatgGCTGATTCTATTTCGCGGCCCAAAAGCCTCGCACAAGCCGGCAATAGCAAGCCTccttttagttataaattgtGGAACATGGCTGCATCTGTCTCTGGATTTGTCTTTCCTTTGATGATGCTGTTGGGATCCCAAAATGGTTCCCTCCAACCCCAGTTGCCTTTCATCTCATTTACAGTTCTATTGGGTCCATACCTCCTGCTTCTCTCTGTACAGATTCTGACTGAGATGCTGACTTGGCATTGGCAATCACCAGTATGGTTGATGACCCCAGTTGTGTATGAAGCATATCGTGTGTTACAATTAATGAGGGGGTTGAAGCTTGGGGCTGAGCTCAGTGCTCCAGCATGGATGATGCATATGATTAGGGGACTTGTATGTTGGTGGATCCTGGTTCTTGGCATTCAACTAATGAGAGTTGCTTGGTTTGCTGGTTTTACTGCTCGAGCTCATCAGCAACTGCCTTCGGCTCCTGCTGATAGTTAA
- the LOC8265854 gene encoding phosphatidate cytidylyltransferase 4, chloroplastic: MAASLERYNLVPLSVTCLCARPCLPLSKKTQILPQRCSKISLRLVLNGSKAAFPVHTNSLSAMRLLITAIARAEPDRLGQEDEKEEVDKGNNFPKSEESIVETQKKGSQLTKRIVFGLGIGISVGGVVMAGGWVFTVALAAAVFVGSREYFELVRSRGITARMTPPPRYVSRVCSVICALMPLLTLYNGQIDIPVTFAAFVVAMALLLQRGNPRFAQLSSTMFGLFYCGYLPCFWVKLRCGLAVPALNTRIGATWPVLFGGQAHWTVGLVATLISMSSIIAADTYAFMGGKAFGRTPLTSISPKKTWEGTIVGLGGCIATSVILSRIFCWPTSLLSAIAFGFLNFFGSVFGDLTESMIKRDAGVKDSGSLIPGHGGILDRVDSYMFTGALAYSFVKTFLPLYGV, translated from the exons ATGGCTGCTTCACTTGAGAGGTACAATTTGGTACCACTATCAGTAACATGTCTGTGTGCACGCCCTTGCCTACCTTTATCGAAGAAAACCCAAATTCTTCCTCAACGGTGTTCGAAAATAAGCCTTAGGTTAGTTTTGAATGGATCAAAAGCTGCGTTTCCGGTTCACACGAACAGCCTTTCGGCGATGCGGCTCTTGATTACGGCCATTGCTAGAGCTGAGCCTGATAGGCTTGGCCAGGAAGATGAAAAAGAG GAAGTTGACAAAGGCAATAACTTCCCGAAAAGTGAGGAATCTATTGTGGAGACTCAAAAGAAAGGGAGTCAATTGACGAAAAGGATTGTATTTGGACTTGGAATTGGAATTTCTGTTGGAGGTGTTGTAATGGCTGGAGGTTGGGTTTTTACTGTGGCATTAGCAGCTGCTGTATTTGTTGGTTCACGTGAATACTTTGAATTGGTTAGGAGTCGTGGTATCACTGCTAGAATGACACCTCCTCCTCGTTATGTTTCACGAGTTTGCTCTGTGATATGTGCTCTCATGCCTTTACTTACCTT GTATAATGGTCAGATTGACATACCGGTGACTTTTGCTGCTTTTGTTGTTGCAATGGCATTGCTTCTCCAAAGAGGGAATCCTCGCTTTGCTCAGCTCAGCAGTACTATGTTCGGGTTATTTTACTGCGGGTATCTTCCTTGTTTCTGGGTCAAGCTTCGATGTGGCTTAGCAGTTCCAGCCTTGAACACTA GAATTGGAGCAACTTGGCCTGTTCTTTTTGGTGGCCAAGCTCATTGGACTGTTGGTCTTGTTGCAACCCTGATTTCCATGAGCAGCATCATAGCTGCTGATACATATGCATTTATGGGTGGCAAG GCATTTGGGAGAACGCCATTAACTAGTATTAGTCCAAAGAAGACATGGGAAGGGACTATTGTAGGGTTGGGTGGCTGTATAGCCACTTCTGTGATACTATCAAGGATCTTTTGTTGGCCAACATCATTGCTAAG TGCAATAGCTTTTGGGTTTCTGAATTTCTTTGGGTCTGTATTTGGGGATCTTACGGAGTCTATGATCAAGCGTGATGCGGGTGTGAAGGACTCTGGCTCTCTCATTCCTGGGCATG GTGGAATATTGGATCGAGTGGACAGCTACATGTTCACTGGTGCCCTCGCATACTCATTTGTCAAAACATTCCTACCTCTTTATGGAGTTTGA
- the LOC8265852 gene encoding vesicle-associated protein 1-2: MSTGELLTIEPQELQFPLELRKQISCSLQLLNKSDNYVAFKVKTTNPKKYCVRPNTGVVLPRSTCDVIVTMQAQKEAPLDMQCKDKFLLQSVIASPGATAKDINAEMFNKEAGHQVEECKLRVVYVAPPGPPSPVREGSEEGSSPRASVSDNGNLSASERTVVLKTFAERHEPQDNSIEARALISKLTEEKNSAIQQNKKLQQELELLRHQSSRSRSGISFVYVLLVGLLGVILGYIMNRT; the protein is encoded by the exons ATGAGTACCGGCGAGCTTCTCACTATCGAGCCTCAAGAGCTCCAGTTTCCAC TTGAATTGAGAAAGCAGATCTCGTGTTCCTTACAGCTGTTAAATAAGAGTGATAATTATGTTGCTTTCAAG gttaaGACAACAAATCCTAAAAAGTACTGCGTTAGGCCTAACACTGGGGTTGTGTTGCCAAGGTCCACTTGTGATGTTATAG TCACAATGCAAGCACAAAAGGAGGCACCTCTTGATATGCAATGCAAGGACAAGTTCTTACTTCagagtgtaattgcaagtcctGGAGCTACAGCTAAGGATATCAATGCAGAGATG TTCAATAAGGAGGCAGGGCATCAAGTTGAAGAATGCAAATTGAGGGTTGTTTATGTTGCTCCACCTGGACCCCCATCTCCAGTACGAGAAGGATCAGAGGAAGGTTCTTCACCTAGAGCTTCTGTGTCAGACAATGGGAATCTGAGTGCTTCTGAACGTACAGTT GTGCTAAAAACTTTTGCGGAGAGACATGAACCTCAAGATAACTCAATTGAg GCAAGAGCTCTAATTTCGAAGCTCACCGAGGAGAAAAATTCTGCTATTCAGCAAAACAAGAAGCTTCAGCAAGAATTG GAGCTGTTGAGGCATCAATCCAGCAGAAGTCGCAGTGGGATCTCATTCGTATACGTTCTTCTTGTTGGCTTGCTAGGTGTCATTTTGGGGTACATCATGAACAGGACATGA
- the LOC8265853 gene encoding uncharacterized protein DDB_G0283697 isoform X1 produces MAKAELSDSELDEGEEEEESNVGKQQQQQQGISNYEKQRLSRIAENKARMEALGLHKISSSLIVSVHKSSHHQKSVQHKGRSKVVDDDDDYRPNDDDADDQDDDDDGDDFGDEDEDLVDQSSSKSRKNKVKSKVSKPNKKVSVQKHFSAVDYIDEDDDELMQAISLSLQESAKDAILKERKEIASNLEDAGRRKRKKSQLNNRVQMTEDELVLHFFQFDEEGSGLLTVRDLQRLATAHDFTWTDRELADMIHLFDSDGDGKLNLNDFRKIAGRCNMIQGSENS; encoded by the exons ATGGCAAAAGCTGAGCTATCAGATTCAGAATTGGATGAAggcgaagaagaagaagagagtaACGTAGGGAAGCAGCAGCAACAACAGCAGGGAATATCAAATTATGAAAAACAGAGGCTTTCAAGGATCGCTGAAAACAAAGCAAGAATGGAGGCTTTGGGTCTTCACAAAATATCCTCTTCTTTAATTGTTTCTGTTCACAAGTCGAGTCATCATCAGAAATCTGTTCAGCATAAAGGGAGAAGTAAGGTCGTTGATGATGACGACGATTACAGGcctaatgatgatgatgcgGACGAccaagatgatgatgatgatggtgacGACTTTGGCGACGAAGATGAAGATTTGGTGGACCAGTCTTCTTCAAAGTCACGTAAAAACAAG GTTAAGAGTAAAGTCTCAAAGCCTAACAAGAAAGTTTCCGTTCAAAAACATTTCAGCGCTGTAGATTACattgatgaagatgatgatgaattAATGCAG GCAATTTCTCTCTCATTACAAGAGTCTGCAAAAGATGCAATccttaaagaaagaaaggaaattgCTAGCAATCTAGAAGATGCAGGGAGGAGGAAGAGGAAAAAATCG CAGTTAAATAATCGGGTGCAGATGACTGAGGATGAATTGGTCTTACACTTTTTTCAGTTTGATG AAGAAGGAAGCGGGTTGCTAACAGTAAGAGATCTACAAAGACTAGCAACAGCTCATGATTTCACATGGACGGATAGGGAATTGGCTGATATGATACATTTATTTGATAGTGATGGAGATGGGAAG CTAAATCTTAATGATTTTCGTAAGATTGCTGGCCGCTGTAACATGATACAAGGGTCTGAAAATTCTTGA